ATGCATGAGATTTACACTAGCGCTATATCTTGCCTACTAACATTTATCAAAACAATTTGATAGAAAAGTAGAAGAGTAAATCCTATATAtactgatagtatatacactatcaccgtttAATTCATGACAGTGCGCAAAAGGTTAATAATATACTTCAAAATTGTTATAGCATCAATAGATGCATTTTTTGACATTCTGTAGTTGAGAAATCAATGTGGTGTTGTTcctttaattatttaatatttaaaGGTTAAGTTTATACTgtctaaaaaaatgtattattagatttttctaaaatctcatACACtgcaaaaaatataaatttattgaataaataattatagtttcattttcatttgtatGTTTACATCATTTAACAAAActaattaatcaaaaattaaattatcaagTCTAATTGTCTCATTATAAATCTTGACGACAtacaaattaacaaaaaaacagaTACAAATTAGTAACAATATATCTTTTTCCTATGCCTGCATGCATGATTCTTCTCGTCTTCCAAATTGTACAAGGTGAAGTAAGTGTAATACAAACAAAAGTGAACATTCATCGGTCTATTAATCCGAATGAGGTGATTCAATTAGTAGGGATGGTTGATCAGACAAATATACCTAAATTTAGAGGTCACACAACAATATGTCCAAGTACACCTAGAAATTGCAATTTCTCTAAATCTGACGTTACCCGAGTCCCATTTTTCTTGTTCTCATCTTCAGCTGATGAATCGGTCCTCTGTTCAACTGTCTCACTCCACTCGTGTATACCTTTCCAATTTCCACCGTTTGATTTCATCCTTTGTTCCTCTTGAATGGCCTTCACAAAAATGGCTGAGGAAGATGGccaaatattgataaaaaatcACCAGAAAAAGactaaaattgaagaaaatggaGATTGGTCATCAAGATTTCCTTGTATTGGGGACAATCTATGTGATGGTGGATACATTGATATTGTAGAAAGCAgagtgaagaagagaaaaagaaggaagaaattggataaagaagaagaagataaattcACAGTTGAAAAGGGTCATGATTTGCCAATTGAATCAGTGAAGAAGCAGGACCCTTTGGTTGTACTTGGCTATGATATCATGCTTATGATATTCGGCTACCTTGACGCACGCAGCGTGGTACTATCTCTCCTTGCCTCTTGTAGATGGCATGGAGTTGCTTGCAGTGATAGACTCTGGGCTCCCAAGGTTTcatttttctctgtttttaGCTTTTTGTTATCTTTTTCTGGTGAAGAGTCATGCAATAACTTTGATAAAGTTTtgatatttattgaaattttacAAGATTTTTCTGTTGGTTGGTTCTAATATGAAAGATTATTCTTTTTGCAACGATGCTTTTGCTTAGTGCCGGGATCATGCACTTAAAGcttgattttaattttaatttttttgaatattttgcgTTTGTTTTGTATTATTCTTAAGGATGATGCTGGTATTCTTGGAATGAACTTTCATTGGAATTTTGATTGTTAAAGCCTTAAATGGGTGTTTTTAATTGTTTCTAAAATGTAGTAGTCTAGCTATTGTAAAAATCGTACATAAATTTGGAAGAATTGAAAGATGTTATTAATCTTTTTTGGTGTCTTTAGAGGGGTGGAGATGGAGGTTGTGACATAATTTGGAGGGTATGTAATTCTCCTTATTCGTGGTCGGGGTTCTTTAGTAGAGCTATACAACTAAGCCCAAGGGAGTAGGTGAAGCAATAGTGTAGTTAACAGCTAGTACATATGATTAAGAATGCGATAAGAGCTATATTAGGTTGTTAGTTTTGCGCTGCAGGCAGTGATTTGTGATGATATATAGCCTGATTCATCCTATGAGAGGCTGCATGTCACTGCAGTGCATCTAAttttagttcaagaagttttGCTTCTAAACATTCTATTAAAAACCGTTGAGGACTATCTAATACTCTATTAATTTCCATTTGATCTGCTTGTTTAAGTTCTAGTTGGATAAAAAGAAGGATTGGATAGAGAAATTAAAAAGTTGAGGTAGACAAGCGATGGGCTTAATGCTTGTTTCCTCCTAGATGCAGGATGCCATATGGACAGTCTGCTTGCAATAGTAAGAGTTCAAAATCCTGATAGTGAATCCCAAAAacccggggggggggggagggagcATGCACTGGCCTACACAATGATTTGGTACACTAGTATCTTCTACTTGTTTGAAGTCTGCAAATCTCTAGGGAATTTTCACCGTTATGCTCATTTTCTGTTAGGCTTATAACAGGTAAATGGGAAAGTGGGGAATTAGATGGAATGGTTAATGATGTCTAGATTAGCCAAACAACCCCGCTTTTAGTGAATGTGTTGCAAATTCGGCACAATTAGTTCTGTCGAAATTTGGTAAAGATTTCTCTTCCATTGTATAGTTTCCTTTTTGTAATCAAGAAGCCTGTCTGAAACTATCTGAGGAAATTCATTTACAGAATGAATACAAGTGACCCAAATTGTTGTGCACATTATTCATCACATTCGACTTTTCTTGAAAATGCTCATTGTTTCATCTGCAACTAGTTGTAGTTTGCTATGTTTCTAACTAAATCTATGCTTTTGTATTATATTTGCAGCAGAAAAAATATTGGTTCTATGAATTGATAACAAGAAATGAATCAAACAGATAGGTGTTGGTTTGGTTTTCAATGAAATAAGCTGAAGTTTCTTTTCTGATGTAGTGTGAGGAGTTATGGCATGGTAAAGCTCACATATCTCGCATATCAAAATTCCGGGGATTGTCAAAGTTAGCTGCTTACTCATTGTCCACTTTGGATGGCAAACGTGTAAGTAACCAAAAATATGACTAttatctccttttcttcttctttctttctcttgtggCTGTTTGCTTTTactatttctctctctcttgtgcaTGGCAAATATATCTTCAACAAATAAATTTGTCTGATAGATACCTGTGCTGAGAATAATCATCTCTTCTGTGCCTGATGCATCTGCTAATGCATAGTTGCTAATGTTAGACCCGGATAATGAGGGATAACTTGTGCGATCATATCTGGGAGTTCCGTTTCACTGAGGTATGTATGTTCTGGGATGTCCTGGATTTCTTGTAGACTTCACTTGCACTTGTACTTTTGGATCTTGGCACTAGGATGatttttttatatgtttaaacTTCTCTTttaggctaaaactttcatgggAGTAAAGTGTTGATTTTTCAAACACAAGAAGgtggaaaaaaaatttgctttCTCCCTTTTCCCGTTGTCCCCATTGCTTGCTGTTACATATGATGCCGTGATTCTCTCTTATTTCTAAAAGTTATAATGTGCAATATACCTACCACCTCATAATATTAATCCACTGATCAATTAAAACTATATGGTTTCTGTATTCATGCCGCTCCACAATACTGGCGGGACCTTGATCCTTATTGGAAAGGGACAAGAAAGTCCATGCACCTTTATTTCCATCAAGATGGAAGCCAAACTACAGACCTAGGTGATGAGGTATGGGGCGGTCACGAGGCATGTTATTCTATAGTCACTGGATTACAGGTTGACGGGAACGTGAGAGAACATTATGTGAGGGTAAGTCGTTGGCCACGGATGTATATTGCAAGGAAGCAGGACTGGAGCTGGGAAATGAGTAACAGCCTGTGTCGTTATTCCAGTATGCCTGATCCCGACAAGGAATACGGCACAGGCCCCTATTATGCTGTTATCTAGTCGCAATTCTATATGTTTTACAGGTTGTGGTAGAATCTTGAAATTCTAATTATAGTTTgctctttttccttgttttttctgTTAGTTTGTTTTTGTTCTTGAGTGTGTTCTTTGTAGATTAATCTATGCACGTGTTTGTCTTGTTTCAAATGTGGCATAAAGCTTTAGGAGCTTTTACTTCTATTCTTATTATGTGTTTGtctattcttttttatttcttgcactctTTAGGAGCTTGTAACTGTATCCTTAAAAAGCATATGCTTTAGGTTCAGGCTGGCATATCTGGATTGATCTTTTGACATTAAATGCCtaagggataaaaaaaaaaaaagaatggcaaCACAAAAATGTTGATTGGTTGTGTTCAAGGACAAAAGAACAGCAGTTTGAACTACGTAAAATTGCAGTGACAAgcattgccttttttttttatttttcatcttCTTTCCCTTTTGGATAGGTAAGAAGTTTATTGATAGCCAAATGAGATACAAAACTACAAGGGGCATATCCCAGGAAATGCAATCACAAAAAATCCATCAGGAAGAGACTACTTTTAACATTAATGTACTTGAACATCTCCATGATCAAGAATGGTGTCTGGTAGCTACCAAGTCATTTGAAGCCAAAGGTTTCTGTTAGACAATATAACTCTATATAGTGGAAAGAAACTTACATGTAACTAAACAGAAAAACACCTTTACCAATTGCCAATTCGCCATAACTACAAACTGAACAGAAAATACATCTTCTAGCCTTATAGTGACCCTTCTCTCTACTTCGCATTGCATAAAAACTACCTCAGCAAGCTCACAATTTGAGGAGGCCAGTAGTGCCTTGTTCTCTACTGGAAATGATACGGTAGCAGTCCCATTTACTCTTATGATCGTACCCACAACATGATCAGAAAGTGAAGCGAATCTCATTAATAATTGCAGGAGTACTGCTATTAGCTCCCagaccaaaaaaaattatatattcaGCTCCAGCCTATAGCTGGATGGTTGTCAAAAGGACCGGGGACGTTGTGATGTTGTTGTCCCGTAAAATAGAAACCATCTTCTTTTACTAGCCAATAGCAATACTTGTCAGATTGATGATAATGACCACAATAGTAAGCCCAGGTGTCATTGTACACATCAAACATTGCAGATTTTGCGCCCCGCCAAAAATGGCAGAAGTATAAAGTATTCCTGAAGAAATTCATGTGAAAACTCCATGTCAAATCCTGATTAACAGTAAGATTATGATATCCAATATCATCATTTCCTGAGGCACAATGAACTGTTAACGGGGTAGAATCGTCAGGCAGGCCATTGTGCACGTAGAGATAATATCGTCCGAAGAAACCAACCACTTTGCCTGCCTGGAAACTGAAAGTTGCCAAGAAAAGTAAGAAGCAAAGGCTTCTGAATATGGTATGATTCATCTTGTGAgacgcaaaaaaaaaatgatgttcTTTCCTAGCTAAAATGGGATGATGATTTTCTAGCTAACCTATTAAGTTTAGTTGCACACGTTCTCAATTGCTTTTAAAACCATAATTCAACAGCACATCATTTGCTGCTTCTTGGGACAATTGAGAACAGACACTTATATCTAGTAATGTAGGTAGTTAATCTTTCATGGCTAAGTTTCAAAAGTTCAATTCTACGGTGCTAATGGCATATTAGATGTTTCTTATACCCAATAACATAGGCAGTCCACAATGGATTCCACGGACTCTTCGGGCTGATGCAGAATGAGTTTGCAAAGAGCAAAGGTTGCCATCAAAAACATTTTGCTCCTAGATAAAGGGATGGTAGAGAATTGgtggttaattttttttttattttttttggtggttAATGCACATTTCCAAATGCTAAATATAAGTTtgattttcttgcttcattatTTCACTCTTTTATAAAGCGGACTATATCTGTAGAATTAATAGAAATATTTTCACTGGTTCGATGGATTATAGAGATAAATAAACTTATTAATAGCTAATTGGACTAATTGGAAATCATTAATAAACCAATCACAATAGAGATCCATAAATGAGTAAATTCACTAAGTTTGGTATAACTCTCCAACAGTTCTTGTTGTAGTTCTCAATCTGTGTTAAAGccgtgtttatttactactaACAACCGGTCATATCCACCAAAAGAAAGAGAATGCCATGCAAGGCTTCAAAGGAGGATATATGAATTTTACAGGTAATTAATTGTTGCATGTGTTTTAGATTTGAATTAACATGGTTACTATGCAAAGTTAAATAATGCAATAGACAGTTATGGTGTTCATATAGCTGACGTTTATTTCATACTTAACATCATGCTAAATGCTTTTCTTTAAACAAAGAATTTTTTAACATCTAAGCATTGTGCCAAAAGTTATCTAGACAACTACTTTTTTAAAGTTGATTTAAgccatttcttgtatttttgaaagTATATCGTGCAGGTTAACCGCATGCATCTAACTAGTTTCACCAATGAGAACTGGAGTACAATAAAAGGTAGGAAATAGCAATATCAAGAACAAAAAAGTTTTCTAGTAAGAAACCCGAGAAATTCACCCTTCAAATGTCTTATCatttgtaaagaaaatgaaaaaccaaTCTACTATATGGCATCTTCTATACTTCAAAATAGAGTTTGGGTTCTATATATGAAACACATGTTTATCAGTTACATAGCGCAATGAGAATTGAACCCTTCGTGTGAAATTGATATGCACTCCTTTTGCTGATTTTTAAGATTTAACCTGCACCAAAGCAACAAATTTCCACTACAATGACTAcataaaaaggttaaaaaaaggGAGCTTATCATAAAAAACCTCCTAAAGAACCTTTGGCAGATTTATTTAACTTCCTCTATGGTTTAGTCAATTTTCTTAAGTAAAAGATGCAGAAGCATTTGTATTTGTTTTGGTCCAACTTGGTTGTTAATTATCTCTTTTCAAGATTACAAATCTTTCTTTGCCAAGGAGAAAATGGTAAGGTATCAAGATTAGTGAAGACATGATTGTGCAAAGTTTTTATCAGTGTAATTTAGAAACTTCAACTATGGCCTTTACTTCTAAGAAATCTTATCAAATTATAAATGGTGTACCTTTTTACTACAACAAATAATTTATATTATTCCTCGTTTCactatatgaaatgaaatataGTGCttatgcactttttttttttttttttctgaaaggCTTATAAACCTTcttgaatttcattttctaacCTTATTCTCTAATTAACGTTATGAGGTAATTTGATATAATGCATTTCACCTTTCTtgccaattttggaaaaaatcaCACTCATCTTTCCAAATTAAACTTTTAATTATGCCCTCCTTTcttacctcttttttttttttttttttataattatgcCCTCCTTAGGTGATCAAGAAAATTCAACCACTCATCCTTTTTAGATATTCAATCAATTTCCAGCCCAAGTACCAATAAGCCATTACAATTTGCACTTAGTTATCAGAACACAAAATTTaccattcatttttttcataGCACAGTCTTCTGAAACTTCAACTATTTTATGTAAAATCGGGCACTTGAAAATTCATTCAAATATTCAGGTTACAGTTAAGAGTCATTTTTTAaactaaaatttcaaaaaaaaaaaagaaaaatccttGTGAATTGAGgagtagccaaaatttgagGGGTTCAAAGCTgcaaactaataaaataaaaaataaggaaatagagttaaacaaaaaaaaaaagagtaaattataaatatttgtGACAAGGACTAGAGTTGAAAAGAgcaaaaaagttaaaaattaaaaattaccactactaatttctttcctttgtcttACTTATTTGGCCTGCAATGTAAAGACTTGTTTTGACCCTTAAACCCTTTGGTAGAAGGTTTATATAATTCTtcattaaaccctaaaaccctagAAGTTCCTCCTTCTAGACCCTTCTCTTCCCTTCTTTAAAATTACCACCACTTCTCCTGTATTCTTCTCCTTCCCCTACTCCATTACAGGTACATACACTCGCTAACTTTCTCCCTCACACACAAACGTTCTTCGCTCTCCCAAGTCCCAATTAGTCTTCGCAATTAATCATGTATCGGTTTGCAGCAAATCTTGCCTCCAAAGCCAGGTACTTTATCCTTTTTCAACTTCAAAGAAGTCGCAATATTCACttcaattttattaaatttctcAACTTTATTGAACCCAATTGTCCAATCATTGTTTGATGAGAAACCCATTTGTCTTTTCTTGCAGGGTTGCCAGAAACAGCAGCCAACAGGTGATTTATTTTGAGTTAGAAATTTTGAAGGACTGATTTTTCTGGTGCCTTCTTATTGTTTTATTGGTGTTTTTGATCAATTTGTGGAATTGGG
This Coffea arabica cultivar ET-39 chromosome 3e, Coffea Arabica ET-39 HiFi, whole genome shotgun sequence DNA region includes the following protein-coding sequences:
- the LOC113737968 gene encoding uncharacterized protein isoform X1, coding for MAFTKMAEEDGQILIKNHQKKTKIEENGDWSSRFPCIGDNLCDGGYIDIVESRVKKRKRRKKLDKEEEDKFTVEKGHDLPIESVKKQDPLVVLGYDIMLMIFGYLDARSVVLSLLASCRWHGVACSDRLWAPKCEELWHGKAHISRISKFRGLSKLAAYSLSTLDGKRTRIMRDNLCDHIWEFRFTEGQESPCTFISIKMEAKLQT
- the LOC113737968 gene encoding uncharacterized protein isoform X3, whose product is MAFTKMAEEDGQILIKNHQKKTKIEENGDWSSRFPCIGDNLCDGGYIDIVESRVKKRKRRKKLDKEEEDKFTVEKGHDLPIESVKKQDPLVVLGYDIMLMIFGYLDARSVVLSLLASCRWHGVACSDRLWAPKCEELWHGKAHISRISKFRGLSKLAAYSLSTLDGKRLLMLDPDNEG
- the LOC113737968 gene encoding uncharacterized protein isoform X2, with protein sequence MAFTKMAEEDGQILIKNHQKKTKIEENGDWSSRFPCIGDNLCDGGYIDIVESRVKKRKRRKKLDKEEEDKFTVEKGHDLPIESVKKQDPLVVLGYDIMLMIFGYLDARSVVLSLLASCRWHGVACSDRLWAPKCEELWHGKAHISRISKFRGLSKLAAYSLSTLDGKRIPVLRIIISSVPDASANA